The genomic region AAGAATCAAAACTTCAATCCAAATAATTGACTTGTGTCTCAATTATAATCCATGAAACACGCTCAAGATCAATAGGATTTTAACTCAGCGGTCATCATCGTTTGTTACTGGTGGAATTAACGAACCCTTCGTTACCGGCTAATACGAGATACTTGTCTTTCCTCGTAAGGCTCGTGCATTCAAAATCCAGTGTCTTCCCGATCTCACTTTGCACATAATTTGCAATATCGAACCTTGTAGACTTTGTTTCACTAGCCTGTGACGACACCCCATGAATCTGGTCCAGGAACTGAACCCTGTAAACCGGGTTTGGGTTCATCATAAACAAAAATGGGTCCAAGCATTTTAACCCGCCGGCTGTTGTCCCGTAAAACATGGTAACATAACTATCCAGTGCAACCGGGACTATATGATCACTAAGTTCTGCAAACAATGGGCTAAACCGCAACAAATATGGTTCCCTACAAGTTGTCCCTTCCGGGCAAACCACAAGGTCCCCTAGCCTTAACATCTTGTCCATTGTTTTTGCATCTTGATCCCGATCTCTTGTTAATCGTACAGTTTTGATTGGTGATAAGATCTCGGACATTCTACTAAGACTGTATGTGACTGCTGCGAATGGTCTCTTGAGACCAAATGAGAGGTATAATGGATCAAGTAAAGTTCGATGGTTACATACATATAAACGACCTTTATGTTGTTTATGATCATCAGATGTCACGTCTAGATTTGAGTTATTGTTTGTGAGCTTGAGTTGCAAACCGGTGAAAGCTAAGATAGGGATCAATGCACCATATGGCATGGTGAGTGCGATAATTGTTCGGAAAATGGACAAAAGTATGGCGAATGGAAACCACATGAACATGACCAACATTCTTAGCGGTTCGGGTCTGAAGGCTAGTCTTCCATCATGGAAGATTAGGTCTTTTGGATATCTTTCTTTTGGAAGGATTTGCCATGCCTTCTTTTCTCCATTTCTAACCACATAAACCTCCTGTAAAAACATGAACAAATAAATAAGCTTCCAATTATGTGCATGTCAGACCACTAGAAAATTGGATATATGTGACTAAAAATACGGTGATGGGAAATCATCCGTGGGTGATACTATTTCACGACCGCTTTGCGACTGGGGATCATTATGCAACCAAATTTTACAATTTGCGACTGGATTTTTGTGACCGTTTTTTGGTCGCAAACTTTAGTGGTATGTGGTTAGTTTTTTAGTAGTGAAAAAAATACCTTGTTATTTTCACTTGCATATTGCATATATATAGATGTTAAGTATATACCTTACTACATGAGATCCAATCGTGCTTAGCGAACTTGTTTGAGAAGTAAATCGCTTGATCATCTTCTTCTAGCATTTCGTTTATACGATGCTCGATGATGTTCTTGTTGTCATTCATGAGACCAACAAAGTAGTCACCATGAACCTTTAGCTCCCTTCCGAAAACATAATCAATCTCCAAATAATCTTTTAAGAAACACTCAACCATGATTTGTGGCAACTTGCTTACACCAACCGTCTTTTTTCCTCTTCTCAACACATCGAAACCCTCCACACCAACATCTTCCAAGAAGAACTTGGGCAAAACCGAACTTCCAACACGAAACCCATCTTTCTTGGTGCCAAAAAAGGAAACCATTACCATAATCTTGATCGATAACTCGTCATCAACTAAGAAAAGAAGCGGGTATAGAGCGAAAAGCATAAAGGCCCGAATCAAACTTCCAGCTTCAAATGCAACCAACATGAAGTATGGAAACACAGATGATGATCTCAAAAGGGTCTCTTCGACATCGAAGATTAACGTCTTTTGTGAAAGATTAGTATGATCAACctctgaaattagggtttgtgattTGAAACTAGAGCCATGAGTGTTGCTTAGGGTTCTTCTGAGAgcttttttttgatttttatgaaGCTTTAGAAGAACTCGAGACACAAAAAGAATGAACTTGAGGGGTTTTGGTAAGGCTTTGAGTTCCATTTGTATTTTTTTAGCAAGTGTAAGATATGGATATGTAGGTTTGGGAGAACGGTGGCATTATTTATGGTAGTTGAGTTGACAAAAAGCACTTGGTTTTTCCGATATTTACGAAATTGACATTAACCCTAATAAATACATCCATTAGCTGGAAACTGCAATGCGTGTATGTTGACTGAATGGTGTATGGTaacaataatattaattaaaaattgGAGGAGGTCAACAACGTGGTTCGTCATGACTCACGAATTGTTGATTTTAGTCAACGTAAAAGAGCCGGTTCGATTGTTTACATGAGGTGGGACGATGGGCCGGATCTAGTAACGGTCACTTGCATAccctaattttttattttattaaattttgtttggaaaaaTTTGTGTCGGTATATGTATAAAAGCAAAAATCAAACGACATGTTAGAGTAACTAGGTTTAAAATAGTTCGTCGCGTTGCGACgaatttattttgttatttagtctgtgttttgTATACGAGCATGTTGCGAacggaactgctgacaagaataaaaaaaaaatgtagaaaaaaacactaaaagataaccgaaagaaaatcaaccaaaaagttgtatggtagtatggtaacgatgttgttcgtatgaaacccgtggtcagagataagCAAATTGTTCTtggtaccggtatcaaatttgccgaaccgaaagatcttaagtaccgattcggtaccgacttttggcattcctgggttcactaccgttttttaccttcatataccagtactgtaaccggtattttcggtatcagtaccgattctgtatcggttggcaccgagctcatccctgcccctgaaactaaaaaagaaaaaattaaaagttgaagaaaatcaacaaaaaaaaaaaaaagttgtacgataccgttgttcgtacagtaaccgtgatcagggatgaccAAATAGTACCaggtagcagcactgaatttctcgaaccaaaagatttccaatatcaattcggcaccaacttttgacgttttctgtattagtgccgaATTTTACCTTCATGTAGTGATAGCGAACAGGACCGTCCCGGTATTTTCAATACCAATACTGGTTcaataccggttgacaccaagtttatcccaacccctgatatggaaaaaaagattaaagttaaaaagtaaagaaaataactattattataatatagtaataataaaagtattaaaaaactatatattattataatattaaaatcactattcatttcattTCCTTTATTAATATATAACTAGATGATTttccgcccgcgcgttgcggcggggacccaatgactgcaaaacgcaTGTCAGTAACAGCAAACaaataccgaatatcaaaacataaatataaatgacgtggtaaggatagtcaaTCCGTCctaaaaaaaacgattttaaataacctaatatataataataggacccacacgtcttAAACGTTGGAAATTCGTTTGTTTTTAGTTCAGTtgttacggtgctaacacgttaaaatatggatgagctcggtaccggtaacgacaccgaaagtaccgatccggataatcttgaaattaggtaccggcaccgaaattACTCgatacaatacggtatggtatttgaaggtaaaatcaataaatacaggtatggtgctagaccggtgtcgaaccgaaagtaacgattctgaaaacgccaaaaggtgggtaccaaattggtacggaaaatgatttggtatagtaaatttggcaccgatacgataccggtttgattacaggatttgatacgatttgctcatcaataatctaaatatccaagtaaATTTTaaatgctacaattcattcattacagaaaaagacaaaaaagaaagcaaaataagttgttgtgtatataaaacctcattcaaactaaatacagtttacttactttGTGtctgaaaagtaatctaaacggtgcaattacttgcattgctacattgctacaggatttgatgagctcggtaccaaccggtacctaAAATTCTGTTacgaaaatccccaaaagtgggtacaggtaccgaatatacctggtatggtacggttcggtactggTCGGTACTGGTATGACACCaatatttgagggtaaaaaccggtgaataccggtaccgaaccggtaccgaaaatacacataatttgataaatttgataccgataccggtacccggtaccatttgcttatCACTTAATAATTTtaccagtgttgtaaaagtcggattactcggccgagtactcggcgagtactcggtcctcggaccccctccgaggcgacttcctcctaggcggtctcaattagtcggcctcgggattactcgggagtACTCGGTGCCTAGTCGGCGCCTAGTCGGACATAGTCGGATGTAGCGGCTtagtcggtctaggcggtcaacgtggtttgttgacttttaatcggtcaaaatcggcctactcggccttgtactcggactactcggccttgtactcagactagtcggacttgtattcagaatatttgaactttaaacatgtttcattttaaattatactcagttgacatgaattatgcttattttaacacataaataatatataacaattcTTTATTtttaccatgtccgcgtactccccgagtactctccgaatactccgattactcccaactcccaACTCCCAACTCCCAACtcggccgactagggaccgcctagcgacttttacaacaatGAATTTTACTATTCATTCATTttgatttttaatatataggataataataataatcgtataaatatacaaaaatatataGAAATGAACTTTTCAATGTTTTCATAGTTTTTTCACATAAACTTTTCACACCCAATCATACTCACTTCTTGAAACTTTAATTCGAAAATGATCTCGCGATTTAAAGGTTATTCAGACAACTTCAAACCATAACACTAACAATTAGTTAGCGTTCACCggaataaaattaaatttaagGGAATTGAAATCTAAATTAGAACTCTTAATATGTTTGATTCACATAATTTGTTTGGAATTGAAATCCCAATTTTATTCTTCATACGTTTAGTTAACAGTGGAATTGGAATTGAGCATTAATTTCTTCAAATTCTTTTAACTAAAGGAATTTAAAATCCTTCCTATATAAGAAGGAATTCaagtaaattcattggaatctCGAACTGTTTCGACCTAAATCATCTCGACCCGCACCATCTCaactcgtaccgtttcgacccgcacCATGTCGACCCGCACCGTGTCGACCCTTACCATCTCGACCAACACCATCCCGCATCGATTCGACCTGCATCATTCGACCCGCACTGTTTCGACCTGATCCGATTCGCCTTGCCTTCGCCGATTTAGGTGCTAGTATCAATCTTATGCCTTACTCGCTATATGAAAAACTAGACCTAGGAGAATTGTCACCTAC from Helianthus annuus cultivar XRQ/B chromosome 10, HanXRQr2.0-SUNRISE, whole genome shotgun sequence harbors:
- the LOC110884266 gene encoding probable glycerol-3-phosphate acyltransferase 3; its protein translation is MELKALPKPLKFILFVSRVLLKLHKNQKKALRRTLSNTHGSSFKSQTLISEVDHTNLSQKTLIFDVEETLLRSSSVFPYFMLVAFEAGSLIRAFMLFALYPLLFLVDDELSIKIMVMVSFFGTKKDGFRVGSSVLPKFFLEDVGVEGFDVLRRGKKTVGVSKLPQIMVECFLKDYLEIDYVFGRELKVHGDYFVGLMNDNKNIIEHRINEMLEEDDQAIYFSNKFAKHDWISCSKEVYVVRNGEKKAWQILPKERYPKDLIFHDGRLAFRPEPLRMLVMFMWFPFAILLSIFRTIIALTMPYGALIPILAFTGLQLKLTNNNSNLDVTSDDHKQHKGRLYVCNHRTLLDPLYLSFGLKRPFAAVTYSLSRMSEILSPIKTVRLTRDRDQDAKTMDKMLRLGDLVVCPEGTTCREPYLLRFSPLFAELSDHIVPVALDSYVTMFYGTTAGGLKCLDPFLFMMNPNPVYRVQFLDQIHGVSSQASETKSTRFDIANYVQSEIGKTLDFECTSLTRKDKYLVLAGNEGFVNSTSNKR